A window of Prionailurus bengalensis isolate Pbe53 chromosome E1, Fcat_Pben_1.1_paternal_pri, whole genome shotgun sequence genomic DNA:
aagccatcgGTTATTCAGGAAGTGGCATAAAGGGCTGGCGTGGGAGCCCTGTTTCATCtttggaggtgggaggtggggtggggggacagcagCGGTGCTGGGCCTGTCATGTGCACAAGACAGAGCTGGGACTCGGCGCTtggtgctgctgctggtgctTCCAGTCTGGTGGAACCGTTTTTGAATTGCTGAACTCTTTGGAATGGTTGATGAGAGCTAGGTTTTCTCTTGCCCTAACAATGCGCAGGTAGACAGTTTTGTGTACAatgtggaggggggaggtggtCTGCAAATAAGGAAACTCACTCAGCTTCAGGTCAAGAGCTTTTGTGCCAGCTGTGCTCGTGGGGGTCCCGTCTTCCCCTTCTACCCTTACACGGTGGGAGATTAATGTTTTGACTACTGTTATTATCGTAATCTTTGAAATACCTAGGTACTTCGTTCTTTACCCCAATAGCCTAGTCTGTAGGTCTTTCTAGGGGCAGTCAACATTCTGATCTGGAGGACGGGATAGGGAACGTTCTCAGAGTGAAAGGACATGGTTCACGTACAGAAGGGGAAAACAAGAAGGGTGTAAGCGTGAAGGTCCAGTGCTTGGTAGGTTTAACAACCAAATGGGCTTTGAATGGATGAAGTCTGAGGAAGTGAGTTGTTTACTCCAGCTTTTCTAAACCGATGACAGCGTATGTGGTTTTGCAATTCATAACCGTTAAATTTCATTCGGGGATTAAACTACTCTGTTAAATTCAGCACGGGAGTCGTTTCCCATAATGTTCTTTCACATCAGTTTCCTGtatgttattaaaagaaaaaaaacattaaaaaattttttttaatgtttattttatttttgagagagagagaaggagagagacggagcatgagtgggggagggacatagagaaagggggacacagggtccaaagcaggctccaggctctgagctgtgagcacagagcctgacgcagggcttgaactcatgaaccgtgacatcatgacctgagcagaagttggacactgaaccgactgagccacctaggtgcccccccccccccccccccgccaaaccacatttttaaatgctgcaAAAGTCATTCTAGAACAATTTGAGTACAGCTCAGGCTGAAGGTAAAAAAACTCATTTCTCTTTCAAGTGTGGATAACTAACTTCCCTAGAGGGAAAATCAGGACCCTGTCTGAGCACCCGTGCACCCCCTGGACCCCATCAGTTCCAGGCTCCAATACCTGAGGCACTGACAGACAAGctccctgaatagccaaaagcTGTTTAGATGGCTTTGCCTTTGGCTCCCTATCACTTCCCCCTTCGCTTTTCTGGTTCCTCCCTTCTACCAGATTCTCATTCTTCCCATAACTTTGTAAGACATTAACCAGTGATAAGGTAATTATGAAGACAATTTACTGGTTACTTaatatgtgctgggcactggatGAGGCATTTtcaatgtattattttcatttaattgcaTAGCTACTTGTGTGAAGTGAGTATAAATACGCCCATATTTACACATGAGGGGAAGGCTTAGAGTTTAGTGACTGGCAGGTGCTTTATGGCATAGATGGCTTCATACTATGGTTCCAAAGTTCATGCTCTCAACCCTCAGCTGTTCATTGGGTGTTCAAGGACACTGAAATGTCAGGGAGTTTGTTTAAAGATCCAGTCTCATTGCATTAGTAACAGTAACGAACCTTGGAATGTTTGTTCGGTGTTCACTTAATAGGATCTCTTTATCAGCCCTCCTGGAAGTGGTTTACAAGAAAATCCACAGCTATGAATTCATTACTGCTCCCTAATCACCCCTGACCCCCAGGATCTAGCACCGATGCCAACTCAGAATGATACGAAGTCTGTGACCCATTTGGGAAGGCTAGCAGTTGTAGAACTGGGGCTGCCCTTCTAGACCTCCAAGTAGAGAGACCGTTGATGTCAGGGGTGGGTCTCCACTACTGAGAAGACGCATGGTTAGGAAAACGTGGTCCTAACTGAATCTTAGCTCCCAGATGCCTGCAGGCTTTCCTTGCATCCGGTATACGCGCTCCTCCGGTAAAGGACATGCGTTCTGTCACGTTAGTAATGAGTGAGAGTGAGGGGAAGTGACCTGCACTATTGGGTCCTACAGCTGTATTTCCTTGGACAGTGAGTAAAACACCGCGATGGAGACTGCCCTTACACTGCCTGATGCCTCCTGCGAGGTGCAGAAAGGTGTATGCCGGCAGGTGGTGTGATTTTCTTCAACAGGTTCCTTAGCGTAACAGGTGTAATTTGCCCATAAACTTGTTGCGGATGAATAAAAATGTCAGCGTTGAGAATGGAgatagttaaataaaaatgactctGTCGGTGAGAAGCTAAgtcagtttattattattattacaaatctAATTATAGGTAAACTGAGGCCATTTTTTGATACATGACAAACATACATTTCCTCTGTGTGTCGAGCACACAAGTAATACATAAATGTATTCCGTGCCTGGACAAATCctgtttaaaaaactttaaaagttaattCATTAGCTTATTAAAATTTGAGTACAGTACATGTTTCTGGTCATGAGCTCTCTGAGTTTCTTCTCATGGCCAACCAGCTATCCAGTTCCAGGTCACCATTGTCCTTGCCTACAGTAGTGATAGTTCGTCACAGGCTTTAAAATAAGACTGTATGGTATACAACTGTGTAATGTAGTGAGACTgcatcacaaaataaatacatataagtaCACATAAGGAATGTACAGTTATACCTTGACTATATCCATAAATAGCTTGAAGCAGGtaatacatttacttttaaagGCCATTTACATCATGGGCTGTTGATATgtgaatttgaaaatgaaaaatatttttttttagactcCAAATGTTGAGGTCCTAATGTTGTCTATTAAAGAAAATTGATTTCTAAATGAGCAACAGAGTACATTAGAAAAAGTCAGATTCGAGGGTAGTGCCACAGAATTGCCTGTTTCCCATAGTCGTTCTGTAAGTAATGCTATAAAAATgctatttggaattttttttcctatactgCCTACAATCCAAGTTATTAAAGTTTAAAACCATAGGAGAGCCTTTATGAAGATCCTGAATTGTATTTctcattaaaggaaaagaaatggcttGGTGAGTCATGTTCCTCGACTTCtgtagaagagaaagcagaaggcCATCGTCAGTCATTCTGAAAGTTAAAACTCAGCACTTAAGTGAATTTAGATGAGTTTAGGAGAGGATTTTTACGGGCTTGTGTTCCTCTGAGCATCCTGACGGCAGTGAGAATGGGACTTCTGATCTTCTAAACAAAAATCATTATCAAATGGATTTATTAAAGAGCTGCGCAGAACAAACTGCCATCATATGTGTGTAGCTACGGTTGGCTTCCGTGGGAATTATAAATGGCTCCAGATGAGGGCACGTTCAATTGATTCAGAGTAAAACAACGTGAGGCTTgtaacaaatatacaaaaaactgaAATCAATGAGTAACTGTGATATGAAGAATCTGTTTGCGTCCTTCATGTTACAGTCTGCTTGTAGAATTTATGTACTGTTTCTGTTTTAACATCTGAAAACTAGCATTTTCATAGAAAAGACAAAGTACAGGCTGTTGGCAAAATACctgtgaacaaatgaatgatggGGGCCACTTCCGCAGTAGCTTTCCATCCGAGGTAAGGTTTTATCTTGAAGCTAGTGCGtctatttttaaagctcatttaatTTCTTACACACTCATGATTTGTGTATTGACTTAAAAGCTGGTTTTATCATCCATACCATTATCAATCAGACCAAAAAATCTATCCAAGCACCCACAGGATGCACAGATCTATCTTTGAAATGGTGTTGGAGGGCTAATCTTGTCCTAGGACTAGGAGGACATTTTTTTCAAGAAGCTATAATACATTGAAGAAAGAAGTATTACAATTTTTCTGGGAGGAAAAATTGCTAAATACTGCAGCCAACTTCTCAGAGAAGCCACAGAATTACTGTTCAAGATTTTTGAGCATCAACCCCCCGAAGTCTAGAATTTATGGGGCCAGTGGTATACTAAAATTCCACGACTCTAACGCACGTGTGTCTGGGACTCAGTCAAGACGGTCCTCGGATTTTTATGTCTAAGTAAGTTTTacaagtacaaaatgaaaaaaatctagagTGGGTTTCAACTAATCTTAAGTAGCAATCCTATGACAATTATGACAAGTGCAGTTTCAAACACCAAGGCTTCAAGGTACAACTTCACAATACAATGATCTCAAAACATGTGATCACAAACTTTGGGCGAGGGCTTCTTTCATAAATTCCTCGAGGACGGCCACCACGTTCTTGGCCTCGGGCATTTCTTCGTGTTCCACTTTAACAATCTTCAGAAGGATATCTCCACTCCCACAGTTCTTCAGGAACGTGTAGCATTTAAACAAAGCATAATGATTCATTTCTGCCTGACGGATAAATCTCTTCAAATTATTTGTGTCTTGTATGGCCTAGAAAAAGATTTCCCAGTTAAATATGTGCTTAGTGAGATAATAATGAAGCCTGAAAAATATCTCCTATCCAGCTGAGAACTCAACTTACATTGCtgagatgttatttattttaaatatttctatcatTCTTACTGCTAATATGCTTTGCCCATGGGAGAACAAAATTTCTTATgaaattactttataaaaatacttttaaaaatacttttaaaatcaactaaATAAAGTAACAACATTCCTCCCCATCAGAATTCTGAACCCTTAGGCACCGaactggggtgtgtgtgcatgggtgtgtgtgtgtgtgtgcgcgcgcgcgcacgtgtgcacGCACAGTTCCCAACTAAGATACATCACAAATTAGAAGACTGATGTGCCTGAGATGCAAGCAAGCGTTCAACACAATTAATTGCAAATGCAAGGATATAAATGCAGAAGCTcctgaaaaatataaagtaaatggCTTCTGGAGATTCTGGTTTTGAGAACGTCCTGTTTAACAGACATCACAGCCGTAAAGCAGATCTGTTACTCTCTCACTGGTACTAATGAAAATTcagacaaaaattatatgtggCATTTGGCACATAGCCAATTAATTACCTTTAGTTTAAAGTTCTCCAGTACTTGTCGAAAAAGAAAAGGGTTACCTCCTTCGGTGCCATTCAAAAAAGCCTGCATCCAATCCTCACAAAACCGGTTGCTTCCTATAaggtattttagaaaaattaaacgaataaaaatgaaatcctacAAAGCATAAGacatttgttctatttattttatttatttattaacaggTGTAAATgacatatattagtttcaagtgtacaacatgatgattcaaTATGTGTGTACGTCgggattttctttcttgataaaaacacttaTAGTGAATTATTTAAGACTTCTATAACagtctaaaaaaataatttactcaacACCTGGCTAAGAAATACCaactggcggggcgcctgggtggctcagtcagttaagcatccaacttcagtgtaggtcatgatctcgtcattcccaagttcaagccccacgtcaggctctgtgctgacagctcagcgcctggaacctgcttcagattctgtgtctgcctctctctctgcccctcccctactcacactctgtctctctctcaaaaataaatattaaaaaacaaaacaaaaacaactggcTGGAGCCCTGTGTGCCTCTTCCCAATCACACTCCCCTCCTTTCCCATCAGAAAGGATTATTattcccacttatttatttttaaatatttttttttatttttgagagagagcatgagcataagcgggaaaggggcagagaactTTTGCCACATAACTTCTTTTTATCTCTAAGCCCTAGATAGTATTACTTTGCATACGttaaaatgttatgtatttttctttaatagctGATTCACTAAATAGTATGCTTCTGAGCTATACCAAGGCACACGGCTCTAGTTCATGCATTTTTGCTGCTATGTAGAACTCTACTGTACAAATGTAAGTTTTTCAATCTTCCTGTTGATAAACATTTGCTTCCAGTCTGCTATTTCAAATGACGCctttatgaacatttttgtacttGTTTCCTTATGCACACATATGAGAATTTCTCTATATACACAGGAGGGGAATTGCCTGGCATGGCAGGATTTCCATGGATTCTATTCTAACCAGCAATCCTGGTTCTAGGATTGCTATTGTTTTTTGGTGAGTTTGAGATAAACATGTACAACTGCACAAGGCAGGACGGATAAATTTGTATCATGTGTTTTCAGTGCAAAAACAGGCTCCCAAGAGTGCCTCAGAAGTTGCGCTCACCTGCATTGTAGAACTGGGGCTGGGAGCTACTGCAATCGATGACCACAGATTTACGCGGCTCCTCTGTCATGGCCATGCACAAAGATGTCATGGTGCCTTCGTGGATGAGGCCTTGAAGACTGGCTACGCTCAGAAACCTGCCGTACACACAAGTTCTTTTCCACACACAGTATTACAGGATAGGAGGGAGAAAGCAAATTcattctggggtgggggtgggggtggggagttaaAGATGTATATCAGGCTTGCTGTGGAAAAGTTTCCCTCCTTGCAAAACTGTTCTTTACCTGTTAatgtctctctttgttttttcatcGGATTCTTTAACTTCAACAGGGGTATAACTGAGAGcctacaagagaaaaataaagcctaaTTGATACATGTATCAGTTTTCCTTATTGAGCAGCTACTTGAGACTAAACTTCAGCTTCCCCAATAACCACTGGACTAGCTCAGAACTCTCCAGAGCCTTGTTTAGAGGCGTCAGTGGGCAGTCTAAAATGTGCTTTACCACCCTGGTCTCATGGACCATCCAGTCTCCACTGAATTTACCCACCACATATTTACATAAAAGCCTGGCCATATACTCTAGCCTTCCCCATTGCCTGGATATGttaatgcatttttcatttttcatctggcattttttttttttaagtaaactctatccccaatgtggggctagaatttACATCCCCAAGATTAAGGGTTgtacgctttactgactgagccagccaggcgcccctatttggaCATTTTTATATGGTTAAAATcactttggatttttattttccttttcaaattgttttggAAATTATACCTCTCCCAGATCACTtcaaaaagtattatttaaaaatgtttatcctaTTAGGAAGATTTAGTATTTGTGATTCTACCTTAGGAATAGAACTTTCTAGATCTCAGTAAACAAAGTGGTCTATCCGGATTGCAAGCATAGTTTGAATATTCAGGAGGGAAAAAGTAATGTTCAGAGACAGTGAGTATGTCTTTAAATAATCCAGACTCTGTCAACGTGACTCTCAATTAAAGAAATGCTTTTGTTTGGGCAATACTCACGGCATGCAGCAGAAAGGTAAGCTTCTCCTGAAAGAGAAGAACCACCCTTTGGATTGGGCATACAACATCCTCAAACCAGCTGCTCAAGTAGGATTTTATATGGTTCTCCAGGCCCCTTTCCTAGATTAAGAAAGAATGTTATTTGGTTTAATATAAGCCTTCACTTTAGTGGACTTAACATTTTCTTCATGATATGtagttatctatttatttgttgagagagagagagagagagagggagcacacacacaaaggtaagaaaggcagagggggaaagagagaatccccagcaggctccctactcagcacagagcccgatgcaggtctggATCCCActacgctgggatcatgacctgagatgaaatcaggagtcagaccatcaactaactaagccacccaggtgccccaattcatgATACTCTTTACAGTGTAAAGAACTGGGAATAGACACTTCCTTTTTTCAAGCTAACACGACCAACTCAAAAAAAGGAATTGTGATATAATTTTCCTAGGCTTGCTGAGCACAGTGGGGATTAATTCTGTACTGAATTTcttaaggagcacctggctggttcagttggtaaagcatgggataggactcttgatctcagggttgtgagttcaagccccatgtttggtgtgaaacctactttaaaaacaaaaccaaaccaaaaaaccacacacacttAGAAATGCATTACATAAAACAAAGAGACCAAATCAATAGGGTTCCATGCTATGTTGTCACTGGGAAATATCGAGCACTTACTTgtccatctccccccccccccccagtatacTGTGTGCACTctggagattttcttcttttaagattttatttttcagtaatctctacaccaaaggAGAGattgaattcacaaccccgagataagagtcatgctctaccagctgaatCAGCCAGGCCCCTCAGGAGATACTCTCTTAATAATTCTTGTCTCTCCAGCACCTGGGAGTGCCTGAAACATCCACATGTGAGCTTACAAAGCACCTGCTGAAAGGCTGAAGGAATGAGATAGCTCATTCACATGCGAACAGGATCAGAGAAGGACACACAAGTTAGCTCATCAAAGCACTCCAGCTGTCAGACATGCTGCATATCTGGTTTTCTGGGCTGTGCATATCTGGGCTGAGCATATCTGTTTTTCTGGGCTGTGCTGCTCACTGGGGACTAGCAGAAGAGCTCCACTCTGGGAGAGCAGCTTGCCCCGGACTCATTGCTCTGGCTCACTCCTATGCTCTCCTTCCTGCAGGAACTTGTAAGCTCATGACAAAAGGAATTGTTACCACGTGTAATGGGTAGTAAAGTCGTAATTCTTAACGACTTTAGCAACTGCCACAAGTGGAGTGTGTAGTTTTTTAAAGGTATGGATAAATTAATCAATACAGATGTGTCTAATTCACAAAAGATCGATtaatgaaaaatggaatttttctaaaaatctttgATGTTGAGTTCAAGGGCAGTTAGACCACTATATAGCATGTCTTTGGTGCCAGAGGCTTCTTCATGGGCATTAGTTCTGACCAGAATATAAATCTTAGGGGCCTAGAAGCCAGGAAAAGAGCATACTCTTCCTTCTTGGCAAGTTAACCATATACACTGAATTTAATAGAGCATATCTTTCATGGATACAAAATATTAGAAGCAGTCTTGTGAAACTTAGAGCACTTACAGGACTAGGTTCCCTGCTTCTCTTAACAAGTATCCTTCTAGCCCATAAAGCAGTACATTTTTAGAATCTCTGTGTCTTTGTATCCACCTGTTTGGTTTCATAAGTATAGCAGTTATAGTATGTTAATCGTCTCAAGGTGAATAGTTAAAACGATCATCTTACCTCACAGTTCATGTTATTTTTTAGGCCTTGAATGTACTTGTCCAATTCAAGCCTGAAAGTACGTTCTTAAGGAAGCAATAAAGGATGGATCAAGACAGTGTTTTTATCTCTCAATGGGAAATATAAAATCTCTCAATGAAAACTGTAAATTCAAAGACAAAGTGGTCGTATGAAGGTATGAAATGAAGCAAACACTTAAGGGGTAGAAAAGCTCTTTAGAGGTTGGTAGTAATACTCCTCCACCTGGCTTCCcatgtttttcttcctgataccatcaaagacaaaagaaaaggatATAGCTCAAGTCCTTTTTCAGACCCTCCTAAAAAACAGACCACATACTCTGAAGCGTTACGTTCAGAGTCCACTGTTGCTGTTTCAGGAAGCAGTTTTTCTTGCTGGAAAAGACAGTAATAACAACCGACCCGGTAATCTggaatcctggaaaagaaaaacaagtaaaatgtagTATTTTGCTAACTCATGCACCTAGTTTTACGGACTGCTCTGAACCCTGATCATCTGGATCTGGCAATACTGTTAGATTGCAAACGGGGTCGGAACTTCCTAGACTTTTCCTTGGTTTACTTGTAGTAGCAGAAGAAAATTAACATGCACCATCACGGGCTTTAGCGAAAGCAGCACCTAACAATTCCTTTGAATTCTCCTCTCTTACAtgaaaaacacatacaaattcTCTTGTCATTCTTGGTATATCcacatttacataaatataaccatgttctctctctcccctaaacCCTGACGCTCCAGGCAGATACAACATGTTTATCCTGTGGCTTTATCTTTGGCCTGTGGCTGTCCTCTGAGGGGACTTGATGCTAAAATCATATTCTGAAGTGAACTATAGTCGAGGGATTTAACAGAAAGATGGCTGGAATTCAATGGAGGACACCTATGTTTACACCTGAACTCCATCAACATGACCAGCCTTGTGATCTTAGTGTCTTTGACTATATTTGCTTCTCTGCTCTTTGACCCCTTTGTAGAGAGAATGGCATCAAAGTTTGTGAAAGCACTTTACAGACTGTCAAGTGTACAATTTTCGTTTTGGTAATTAACTCTCTTCTTCCAAGTGCAAGACTAAATAAGTGCACTTAGGAGGCAGAGTCTGCCATTCAAGTAATTCCATtccacaaatgtgtgtgtgtgtgagagagagacccAGTGCTCAGGCCGCCAGGGAACAAAGATGCACTTTGCAAGTCTAGTAAGAGCTGATCGTTTGGAATTTCTCATCACTTCTCATATTTAgcccagaaagaaaaattcaggacACAGCACATTTTACACTTACCTCAGCTCCACAGATGCAACATTACCCAGCCCTTCAAACACTGCTCCCTTAGAAAGACGCTTAGCAATGAAACTGCGCAGGTCTGGCTCCGCTTCAGATGGCAGATTAGTGTCCACCAAGGAGAGgcttgacaaataaataaaagacacacaTCCCTTACCAGTGGACTAATGCACGCACACCCCGTAAGGCAGAATATTACCAAAAGCCCCAATCTCTTTAAGGACTTGAAAAAGCTTATGTTTCCTGTTGGCGAGCCTTCTAGCAATGTATGTCACCAAGTAGGATCTACATCatcaaacacttaaaataatcCTACCtttccagctcattctctctAGTATTAGGACTCCACTGGAATCCCCTCTACTCACCTTACCTACTTTTCACAATACAATACTATTGCAACACCTGAAGAATTCCTT
This region includes:
- the CE1H17orf75 gene encoding protein Njmu-R1, with protein sequence MLPSLQESLDGDEKELESSEEGGPAEERRPEPPPSSHYCLYSYRGSRLAQQRGDSDDGSPSGTNAGTPSGDDFSLSLVDTNLPSEAEPDLRSFIAKRLSKGAVFEGLGNVASVELRIPDYRVGCYYCLFQQEKLLPETATVDSERNASEYVVCFLGGSEKGLELFRLELDKYIQGLKNNMNCEERGLENHIKSYLSSWFEDVVCPIQRVVLLFQEKLTFLLHAALSYTPVEVKESDEKTKRDINRFLSVASLQGLIHEGTMTSLCMAMTEEPRKSVVIDCSSSQPQFYNAGSNRFCEDWMQAFLNGTEGGNPFLFRQVLENFKLKAIQDTNNLKRFIRQAEMNHYALFKCYTFLKNCGSGDILLKIVKVEHEEMPEAKNVVAVLEEFMKEALAQSL